In the Brevinematia bacterium genome, AAAAAAGCTTCTGACGCACATACCGCTTTTTCTAACGAGAATCCCATTCGTTTAGCTTTTTCTATCGCTATTCTTACGGAATCAATTCTTGATGTTTGCCCACCACATATCCCTATTGTAGATAAGTTCTTAGCAATTACTATTGCATTTGATTTGACAAACATCACAACTTTCCAAGCAAACTGTAGATCCAACCATTCATCTTCCGAAGGCTTTCGGGTTGTCACTACCCTACATCTTCTGATCTCCTCAACCAAAGAGTCTTTCTCTTGGAGTAGTACCCCACCGTTTATACTCCTCATTTCAAACCTACCGTGCTGGTAATCTAGGTTTTTCACCCTAATTATTCTTAAGTTTTTCTTACCCTTTAGAATCCCCAGAGCCTCATCCTCGTAATCCGGAGCTATAACAACTTCGTAAAATGTCTCCACAAATCTCTCTGCAAGTTCCTTTGTTACTTTCTGAGAAAAGCCCACTATTCCTCCAAAGGCCGAAATAGGATCACACTTAAACGCTTTTTCATAAGCCTCATAAAGAGTTCTTCCTATACCTGCTCCTGACGGTGTATTGTGCTTTATTATACAACAAAAGTTTTCTGAGGAAAACGCCTTCACCATCTCTAATGCTACATCCGAATCAAGAATGTTATTGTAAGAAAGTTCCTTTCCCCAAAGAACTTCACCCGAGAACACCGACAGAACCTTGTCCAAAGTAAACAACGCATATGCAGAAGCACTTTGATGCGGGTTTTCCCCATACCTCAGTGACAGTATCTTTCTAAGAGGTATAGCTGTCTCTTCCGGAAACTTTTCGGATGAGTAATTACTAAAAAAGCTAGCAATTACCGCATCGTATCTGGCAATGTGATTAAAGGCCTTAGTAGCAAGATTTATACGAAACTCTAAAGTATTCTCCCCATTTCTTAGCCTTTCTATAACTGCCGAATAATCTGACTTATCGGTAACTACTAAAACCCTCTCAAAGTTCTTAGCTGCAGATCTAACCAGAGTAGGACCACCTATGTCAATATTCTCAACTATTTCCTCAAGGTTGGAAGTTTTCCTTACTGTTCCTTCAAATGGATAAAGGTTTACAACTACTATCTCTATGTTGGGAATCCC is a window encoding:
- the purH gene encoding bifunctional phosphoribosylaminoimidazolecarboxamide formyltransferase/IMP cyclohydrolase translates to MVNEKYALVSVYDKEGIVEFCRNLSDLGYKIISTSGTYKLLRESGIEVIEVSSITGFPEILDGRVKTLHPVIHGGILYRDKEDHKSQIATYGIPNIEIVVVNLYPFEGTVRKTSNLEEIVENIDIGGPTLVRSAAKNFERVLVVTDKSDYSAVIERLRNGENTLEFRINLATKAFNHIARYDAVIASFFSNYSSEKFPEETAIPLRKILSLRYGENPHQSASAYALFTLDKVLSVFSGEVLWGKELSYNNILDSDVALEMVKAFSSENFCCIIKHNTPSGAGIGRTLYEAYEKAFKCDPISAFGGIVGFSQKVTKELAERFVETFYEVVIAPDYEDEALGILKGKKNLRIIRVKNLDYQHGRFEMRSINGGVLLQEKDSLVEEIRRCRVVTTRKPSEDEWLDLQFAWKVVMFVKSNAIVIAKNLSTIGICGGQTSRIDSVRIAIEKAKRMGFSLEKAVCASEAFFPFKDSVELLAKEGITAIIQPGGSVRDDESIEEANRNGIAMVFTGVRHFRH